The Patescibacteria group bacterium nucleotide sequence TTCCTTTTTTATTTTTTACAACAATCCCCAAAGATACCCATTCGGTCAATTTTCTAGAAAGATTTGCTCTATCAACATCAAATTTTCTAGCAATTTCATTTAGATACATCTCGCTTTTTTCATTCAAGAAGAAATATGCCAATACTTTCCTAGTTATTTTTGAATTAAAATTTATCATAAATTTGATGATTCATCTATTACACTCTTTAGTGTAAAATATTACACCAAAATGTCAAGTCTAATTAAATTCTTCGCCTGTTAATTCTTTTTTAATTCCAAACATTTAATTCCTCTCAAATGCCCATTTCTGCCAAGCACCTGACCTTTCATGTTTACTGTTATAAAATTTGGTATATCCACCACCCATTCTTTTCATAAACTCAGAAATACCTCCATCCTCTTTTTGTTTTACTAATATGTGAAAATGATTGGGTAATAAACTATACGCGATAATTTCAACTAACGGAGTTTTTAGACGTCCGACGTCTAAGGCCTTAGACGTCGGACGTCTAAAATGCGCGTCTTTCATGCTTTTAAGATATAAACTATATACTGGCTCGATATTATTAAATTCTTTTAAACTCAAAACAAACCTTTCATAGTCATAAACATCTGAAAAAATATCGCGCTTATCAGTTCCGCGATTATAAATATGAAAGAACTCCCCTGATTCAAATTTAATTCTTTTGGATGGCATTTTTATTTTTTAAATTAACTATACATCTGTCGGACACCTGCAAAGCTTCCTCTTGTCATCTCGACTGTAGCGCCAGCGGAATGGAGAGATCATAGGGATGAAAGCTAGACCTCGTATGTTAACTTTTAAGTAGATATGTTAATAAAAGTAATATCTTTTTGAGATATAGTAGGAACAGGAGAAGGTGAAGCGCACTAGACCTTGCCGTTTTGAGGCCCTGGTCAGATTGCTACCTTTTCCTGTTCTCATATCGGTGACCATTCATGTAAATATATTGTCATTTGAGACTAAATTACGAGGCTTGGGCCGACATGATTTAATTAATTAATCTCAAAAGGTATGCAAAACAAAATTTCAACTCTCTTTGTCGGTGTTGATACCCACAAGGAGACACATACTTTGGTAGGTACCAATATTGCTTGCGAAAAGCTATGTGAATTAACTTTTGAAAACAATAATAATGGTTTTCAAAAAGCATTACAAAATATATTGGGAACATCCAAAGCCAACTCTCTAGAACCAATGGTTGGTTTGGAGGATTCAGGTGGTAATGGCTCTTCCCTCGCTCGTTTCCTGTATAAACAAGGAATCCCAATTAAGACTGTGAACCCCGTGCTTGTGAAGAGAAACCGTAGATACCAAACGCATCCTGAAAAATCAGATTCCCAGGATGCG carries:
- a CDS encoding transposase, with product MPSKRIKFESGEFFHIYNRGTDKRDIFSDVYDYERFVLSLKEFNNIEPVYSLYLKSMKDAHFRRPTSKALDVGRLKTPLVEIIAYSLLPNHFHILVKQKEDGGISEFMKRMGGGYTKFYNSKHERSGAWQKWAFERN